A portion of the Bulleidia sp. zg-1006 genome contains these proteins:
- a CDS encoding PTS sugar transporter subunit IIA encodes MNYLISPQYVLVKDKTESWQEALELASKPILDDKKIVKQYIEEMKNSVIQNGPYMVLTDYFALMHAKPSQYVNEQAMSLLVLKEAVDLLGKPVKIMLVLATKDNHSHLESLQKIVSIFGNQKYFECILNGNIEEIKEMMKEVGK; translated from the coding sequence ATGAATTATCTTATTTCACCCCAATACGTATTAGTAAAAGATAAAACAGAATCTTGGCAAGAGGCTTTAGAACTTGCTAGTAAGCCAATATTAGACGATAAAAAAATTGTAAAACAATATATTGAAGAAATGAAAAATTCTGTAATACAAAATGGTCCTTATATGGTTTTAACAGACTATTTTGCATTAATGCATGCAAAGCCTAGTCAATATGTAAATGAGCAAGCAATGAGTTTACTCGTATTAAAGGAAGCTGTTGATTTACTTGGAAAACCAGTAAAAATTATGCTTGTACTAGCAACAAAAGATAATCATTCCCATTTAGAATCATTACAAAAAATTGTAAGTATTTTTGGTAATCAAAAATATTTTGAATGTATATTAAATGGAAATATTGAAGAAATAAAAGAAATGATGAAGGAGGTGGGAAAATGA
- a CDS encoding PTS sugar transporter subunit IIB, producing MKILAVCGFGVGSSMVLKMTIDKAIRELNIDAEVENTDLSSAKSMDADVYLTSSELKEELSRNTTKPVYPIKKYMDKEEVKDALKQYLSERGNE from the coding sequence ATGAAGATTTTGGCAGTATGTGGCTTTGGGGTAGGTAGCTCAATGGTTCTTAAAATGACAATTGATAAAGCTATTCGTGAATTAAATATAGATGCAGAAGTGGAAAATACAGATTTATCTTCGGCAAAATCGATGGACGCTGATGTTTACTTAACAAGTAGTGAACTAAAAGAAGAATTGTCAAGAAATACAACAAAGCCGGTTTATCCTATAAAAAAATATATGGATAAAGAGGAAGTAAAAGATGCTTTAAAACAGTATTTAAGTGAAAGGGGAAATGAATAA